DNA from Rubripirellula lacrimiformis:
CTTTGTTGACCGGCTGGTCAGCGACCGACGAATCAGCAGCGGGTTAGTAGAGAGAGCCGCGACGCGTCAGAGAACGTCCGGCTTATGGCAGTCTCGGAAGAGGCGAAAGCATCCTGCCGCGTGGGCGGGCCCCACGGATTCAGCGTTACCACTGCCCCCTCACCCCAGCCCTCTCCCCCTGGATTATCGAAGCTCCACTTCGATAATCCAGGGGGAGAGGGGGCAAAAGAAAACCAACCAACCGCAGTGTCTCCCCCCACCTCCTTTTGCGTCCTCTCTCCCGCGTTGCCCCCTCTCCCCCGCACGTTGCCCCCCTCTCCCCCGCGTTGCGCCCTCTCCCCCACGTTTCGCCCTCTCCCCCCACGCTGCCCCCTCTCCCCCGCGTTGCGTCCTCTCTCCCGCGTTGCCCCCTCTCCCCCCCGCGTTGCCCCCTCTCCCCCGCGTTGAACGCGAGTTCCGCTCGCGTTCGACGTGGGGGAGAGGGTTGGGGTGAGGGGGTGCGACCTGTGCCTCTCCGAGGCTGTCGTAAGCCGGACGTTCTGGTCAGCGGCCGGGAATCCTTTCTTTGCCGCTGGCGATCGCCTGATCAGGCCGACAAGTTGTCTCTCGATCGTTCGGACGCGCCCAACCAGCTAGCTAAGCTGGTGAAACATGCCCGATGGGTTGCCCTGGGATGTCGATTTTAGCGGGAGACGTTTAGGACTTTTCCAGAAGTCCTTGCCCAGCACGAAATTTGGCGAATCCCCCTATCGAAAGCCTCGGTCAATCGCACCACGTCCCTTGGACTCACCTGACGGACCGCGACCGTGTTTCACGATTGGGCGCAACGAAAAAAGCCCGCCAACAACTTTCGTCGCTGGCGGGCTTTTTGAATGACTTTCCAGTCTGGACATCCCACTTGATGGTGGACTGCGACCGATCAAGCGGACGCGTTGCTGAGGTTCATCCGAAGGGTGGATGATTCACTCAGCTGTGCCGACTAGCGGTCGGTGAAATCCAAGAACCACCAGCCGTCGTCCCATTCCAGGCTGACCTTACGCCATCCCAATGGGACTTGTGGGTAAGGATAGAACGGGCCGATGTATGGCCATGCCGAAGGACTGTATTGCTGCGGATAAGTCACCGCGGCGTAGTTCGGTGCAGCCGCATAGCCAGGCCAAGCGTAGTTTGGCAAGTTGGGCGAGTCATAGCGAGGTGCACCGGCGGGGGCACTTGGTCCCATTGGAACCGGTTGGCCCATCATCGGATTGCCACGGTGTTGCATATGCATTCCGGACGCTTGAGCCTGCATAGGCATCTGGCCTTGTTGCATACGGTAAGGCGCGGTCATCGCTTGTGGAGCCTGATTCATGGGCGCCGAAGCGTACTGGGCAGGAACTCCGCCCATGGGAGCGGCGGCGTGCATCTGCGGTGCAACGTTTGACAAGGCAGGTGCCTGTGGCAAACGGGCTAGGCCGCTAGGAGCAGGTGAGCCGACCGTGATCGCTTCGCGGATTCCCGATACGCCGGGAACCGATTCGGCGATGCCAAGGATGGCGGTGCGTTGTTCTTCGCTGGATGCACGTCCAGTCAATTGCAATACACCGTTGTTGCTTTTAACGTCAACGCCGAAACCTTTCAGTTGGCCAGCGTCTTTGGCACGTCCCAAAGCAGCGACCACGGCATTCACGACCGCGTCATCGCTGACCGGTTCCAATGCCGATGCAGGACGAACTTCGCCCGGCATACCATTCATTGGCTCGATCGCACGAGCTTGAGCAGCCAGAGCGTTTCGGAACGAGAAGTCCGAAGCCGATTCCACGGTGGTCGGTGTCAACTCGCTTTGACCGACGGTCGAAACGGCTGCTTGTGGCTTCAAAACGGTGGCTTCCGGGGCCGCGGTGGCAACCGGCTGTGCGTTGGACACGCGGACTTCGTCCACGATGTTGGCGATTCCTTCGATGCCAGCGGCGGCGCCCAGGACCAAGTCCTTTTGAGCCGATTCGCTTACATTGCCTTTGAATACAACCACACCATCATCGACTTTCATGTCGAGGGTGAAGTCCTTCAAGGCTCCGGAATCACGACTGGTTTTCAATCGCTGGATAATTTGTTCGGCGATTTCTCGGTCACCACCCCAGGCCTGCATTGGCCCGAGGGTAGCGAGCGCGGCAATCGCCAATCCGAAATACTTACGTCGCATTGTTATATGCCTCCCTGCAGTCCTAAATCCATCTGGGCCATTCCACTTGAAGGGTCCGCCGACACGATGACGACGGGGAAGTCACCCTTTCGATGGGGACTCGGTGGATCAAACGGTGTTACCAGATTGGTGTTGTTGGTACTTTCGGCAAACTCGGGTGGAGACAGGTAGGTTTTTTCCGGATTTGTCGCTGATTCGGTTTGAAACGCCGGAAAAGTTTACCAGACCGGATCCTTTGACCGCGCAGCACCCGGCCCCGATGGATCTTTCTGGAAACGCAGGTTGATTCCCACTCGGCGGGCTATTTCAGACCGCGGATGAACACCGTCAGCGCGGCGATCGTCCCAATCGCTGGCACGACCACAAGAATCAACTGTGGCCGCACGGCCATCACCGCCAACCCGATCACGCCGGCCATGGCGATCCCCGGTGGCAACCAACGGGCCGGCTTTTTCAGCGATGGCCAGGCCAGCCATAGGGCGCCCATCAACAGACCGACTCGCCCCGTCGCGGCCGACAAAAATCGGGCTGACCCCTCGCTGCCGAATTTCCAGGTCACCACGGCGCAGGCCACCAGCAATCCGATCGAAATCACCAGCAGCATGGTGCGGCGAGGGTCGGTGGGCGATTTGTCCGTGCCCGCTCGATTGGCGTCGGATGGGCGGCGTTTGGAAGGCGTGAGGTTCATGGTGACCAACGATAGCGTTTTTGGCCGCCGAGTTGGTAGACGACTGGTCGCGATCGCCAACGCTATGAAACATTCGTCCCCACGTACTGGTCGGTTTCTCGTAGCGGAACTCGCCAAGAGTTTCGGCTGGGCGGTTCCTCGTAGCGGAACTCGCCAAGAGTTTCGGCCTAAGGTATGTGGAAACGCCGAAAGTCTTGGCGACTTCCGCTACAAGAGGTTTCACCGCATATCCCCTGTCCCTCCCAACCAAGAGTTTCGGCTGGGCGGTTTTTCGTAGCGAAACTCGCCAAGAGTTTCGGCCTAAGGTATGTGGAAACGCCGAAAGTCTTGGCGACTTCCGCTACAAGAGGTTTCACCGCATATCCCCTGTCCCTCCCAACCAAGAGTTTCGGCTGGGCGGTTTTTCGTAGCGAAACTCGCCAAGAGTTTCGGCCTAAGGTATGTGGAAACGCCGAAAGTCTTGGCGACTTCCGCTACAAGATGTTTCACCGCATATCCCCTGCCCCTCCCAACCAAGAGTTTCGGCTAGCCGATTTCTCGTAGCGGAACTCGCCAAGAGTTTCGGCCTAAGATAGGTGGAAACGCCGAAAGTCTTGGCGACTTCCGCTACAAAATGCTTCAGCGCATTTCCCCTGCCCCCCCAACGATCGTGATTCCCCATGAACGTCCGCGACTGTGACGAACCGTCGACTCACCGATCGTTGTTACAGCGGGCGGCCGACGGCAACGACGACGGATGGCGAATGATGGTCCAGGTCTACGGTCCGCTGGTTTACGGATGGATTCGCCGCTGCGGCGTCCAATCGGCCGACGCCGCGGACGTGATGCAGGAAACTTTCTTGGCCGTATCGAAATCGCTGGCACGCTTTGACGCCGATACGGCGGGATCCAGTTTTCGGGGGTGGCTATGGACGATCGCGAAACACAAACTTCGTGATCGCCAACGGGCCATCGCCCGCTCGGCCGCCGGCGATTCGCCCAGCTTCCTGTGGGAAACGCTGGAAAGTCCAGAACCGCCTAGCGAATTTGGCGACGATGTTCGATCGGTGCGGATTCGGATGTTGGAAGTGCTGCGTTCGTCGATCGACCCACGTTCGTGGCAGATGTTTTGGCGAACGGCGGTCGATGGATGTGACCCGGGGGACGTCGCCGAAGAGATGAACGTTACCCGGTGGGCCGTCTACAAGGCGCGGGCGCGAGTGCTACAGCGACTGAAAACAGAAATGCAAGATTTTGGAAACTAGCCTGTCCAATCGTTTCGTTGTGTAGTCAGAAACCTCTGATACTCTGACGGAGTCCCTGGAATGATTGCGATGAAAACTCAGTGCCTGACCGACGAACAACTCAAGCGGTTCTTAGGTGGGAACATGAACGATCAAGCCTTTGGGGTGGTCCACGATCACGTCGACGGCTGTGAAAGTTGCCAATCCCGTGCCAGCGATTTGGATGCGGGATCCGTCGGCGATCTTGGTGCCTGGGATGATGTTGGGGCCGACGAGAGTCCGGGAAATTCCAGTCCAATGGGCCCCATCGATCCGATCGAAGCCGAATCGGCGTGCCAGTTCGCAGTCCATCGATTGTTGGATCGTAGGACGATCCAGGATTTGTCGGGCGTGGATCCGTCTGGGACGAACTTGTCTGGGACGAAATTGGCGTCGTCTGCGATCGATCAACTTGGCCCGTACCGGATTCTGGGTGAAATTGGCCGCGGCGGCATGGGCACCGTCTGTTTGGCCCAGCATCAGCGGTTGAAACGTCGCTGTGCGATCAAACTGTTGCCGCCGACGCGCGTGGCCCAGCCCGGTTGGTTGGATCGATTCGAACGCGAAATGGCGGCCGTTGCATCGCTGGAACATCCAGGGATCGTGCGGGCCAGCGACGCGGGGACCGAATCTGGGTGGCATTACTTGGTGATGGAGTATCTGGATGGGCTGGACCTAGCCCGCGTGGCCAGTCGGGTCGGACCGCTGTCGATCGCCGATGCGTGCGAGGTCGTTCGGCAAGCGTCGATGGCGCTGTCGCATGTGCACGGCAATGGCTTGGTGCATCGCGATGTGAAACCGTCGAATCTGATGCTGACTCGCAGCGGCGTTGTCAAACTACTGGACTTGGGATTGGTGTTGGCCGGTGACGACCCCCTGTCGTTCGATGATCGTTTGACCACGGTCGGCCATTTGATGGGGACGTTGCCAGCGATGTCCCCGGAACAGTTGATGGACAGTCGCGGTGTGGATGCCGCCGCCGATGTGTATTCGCTGGGCGCGACGTTGTACCGGCTGATCGTTGACCGGTGGCCATTCCCATCCGGTGGTGGCATCGCCGCTCGCGTGCTGGCCATCACGACCCAGTCGCCGGTGCCGCTTGCGAAAGTCCGCAGCGAAGTGGATTCGGACTTGTCGAATTTGGTCGCTCGAATGCTGGATCGCGATCCGGCCAAACGTCCCAGCGCCGATCGGGTCGCCCAGCAGCTACAGCAGTGGACGGGGGATGCGAATCTGAAAAAACTGATCCGTCGTGCCGAAGCTGCCCCCGATGCGTTCTCGGAAACCGGCCCCGCGATGCTTTCCGCTGCGGCTGTGGATGCACCACCTCCGGGCCGTGGCAGGAGGCGTTTGATCGCCGGCGGCTTTCGCTCGCTGGGTTGGTTGGCAGCGGGCGTGATTGCTGCAACCGTCGTGATCCAAATTCGCGCCGAACGTGGGGATATCGTCGTGACCACCGATGGCCAGGACACGCAGATCGCTGTCCTGCCGGATAATGGCGTCGACTCTGCGGCGCGCAATGCCGATCCGGTTTCCCCGATGGAATCTCCGGTGCAAACGGAAGACACGGATTCGGAAGCTGCTGTCGATCCGCTGTACCTGGGCCAGGACTTTGATCATTGGATCAGCGTGTTGAAACGAGAGCAGCAGATCGAAGCGATTGGCGAGGCGATGCGAGCGATTGAATTGCTTTCGCGTGAACAGCCCGCCCGCCGGAAAGAGGCCGCGAGGCAAACGATGCTGCTGACCAACCAGTACGGGAGCGTCTCTTACGATCACAATCCCGGTTGGAACTCGGGGATCGGGAATCGAGATCTTGATTCCTCGCGATTCATGGGGTACCTGTTGCAAGTGGCGCCGAAGTACGGTCCCGAGCCGCTGCTGGGCACGCTTCAGGAAATGTTGAAAGTCGGAAATCGTCACGCAAAAATTGCGGTGGTGATGACACTGCAGCATTACGTCGACGGTTGGGGAAGTTGGACTGGATCGCCCGAGTCTCGAAACGCGTCCCGCCAATACTTTGCCGCGATGGGCCAGAGTGCAGAGGGGAAAGAAGAGCTGACGCAGCTACTAGCGGGACTCGGGGAAATAGCCCGTTGGTCAACGGCGGCCCAACCGGTTGATAGAAAGGGTGATGGCGAAGCAGAGTTCATGACCGTGTCCCAGTCCGAAAACACTTATTTAAGGCAAAAAGCATGGGGCATCGCAAGAACCTTGGTCGTCGCTGCCGATGGGACGATCGATCAGCCCGCCTGGATGATCGATTACGTGCAAGACCAGATTGACCGTGCCGTCACCGCCTATCAAAATCGATCTGCCGAATCCGATTTGCAGGCCGGTGCTCGCTCTGCCATCAGTCCAGGCGGAATGACGGGGACAGGAATGATGGGAGGATTTCCGCAACCGGTGTGGGTGATCGATGGCGACCTGCTGCTGGCCGCTTTGGAAATGCAGCGTGATGGCCTCGTCACCATCCCAACGGATTACGCGGTTGCCGTCATGACTGCTCCCTTTTTTGCATACTTCTCGGACCCCGCGGATCCACAAATTGCGGTCGACACGCTGATTCAGGCCGATGCCAATGCGAAGCAGTTGATCGCAGAGAGCATCGATCAACAGCTGATGCTATGCGAGGTGATCTACGATCAAAATCAGGATGTGCAACCGTTCGCAAGCCTGGTGGGGCATTCGATGTTCCAATTGACCGGACCAATCTTTGCCGCCAACGTCACTGCCACCGCGCCCTTGGTTGAACGAATTTCGAAACTGATCCTGGCCACCCAAAACGCGAATGACCAAGCGGCCAACTTGACGACGATCACCCAAACGCTCGCCACACTACGGCAGCGGATCGAAGAGAAGTGACGCGATGCTATCGAACGCATCGAAACCCCTACGAGGAAATATGAGACTGTGAAGATACTTTGCTTTAGCGATTTGCACCGTGATGTGGACGCGGCGGCCACACTGGTGGCGATGGCTGCCGACGTGGACGCCGTGATCGGTGCCGGCGATTTTGCCAACCAACACCAAGGCTTGGCCGACACGCTGGATATTTTGGCCGCGATCGACAAGCCCACGGTCTTGGTGCCGGGCAACGGCGAGACGGCGACGGAGCTGCGGGCGGCGACCGCCGCCTGGTCTGCGGCCACGGTCTTGCACGGTGACGGTTGCCAGGTCAACGGTGTCGATTTTTGGGGCGTCGGCGGGGGGATCCCGATGACTCCCTTTGGCACTTGGAGCTACGACTTTGACGAAGACCAAGCGACCGATTTGTTGGCCGATTGCCCGGCGGGCGGCGTCTTGGTGGTCCACTCACCACCGATCGACACGGTCGATCACGATAGCAGCGGCCGAATCCGAGGCAGTCGAGCGATTCGCGAAACCATCGTCGCCAAACAGCCTCGTTTGGTCGTCTGCGGTCACATCCACAGCGACTGGGGCAAACAAGTTCGTTTGGGCGAATCGCAAATCCTAAACGCGGGACCCGCCGGGATCGTCGTCGAACTTGCTGACTGACAAGGCGGCGATAGGAACTTCGGGACGCCGGGCTAGTCGTTCGAGGGTAAGTGGACAGCACTTGGTTTGAGGTTTGTTCGTTGCGGCGGTCCAGCGGATTCCGGCTGAAGCCGGTACTACGAACGGTGGGGACATTGTTTGGGGAGTTTCGCTTTGGTGATCGAAGCCATTGGGCTTAAGCCTCTTCGTCGTAGATCGGTTGGCCGCCGAGCCAAACCCGGAATCGGCGGATCCGCAAAGCCGGGCCAAAATTGATTTCGATTCGCAGCGGTCGTTGGTCGGGATCGACCTGGGGCGGCAGCCGGATCTCAATTTCGCGATCGATTCGAAGCCAGCTGACTTTTCGCCACACCGGTTGGTTGTTGATCCGGATTCGCTGCACGAACCACCACCCTGAATAGGTCAGTTGCCTCATTCCGGCGGCGGGAATGGCAGGCATGGATGAGAGCGACTCAAGTTCCCGAAATTGGATGTCCCGGTCCAGGAAAACGGCCCGGTTCAAATGGGCGTTTCCCCACACGCCTCGCCGGGGTGAAAGCTCGGATAACGGTGCGAACGGATTTAACGGCTTCAACGATTGGGTGATTTGGGGGCGTTTGCTTCCCATATGCGGTGCTTCGTTCAGGTGCGTGGCGATTGTTCACTGTCCAAGGGGGGGCGTCGTATCTGCGGCAATGATCGGTGATCAGGCCGGTTGGACGCTAAAACATCATAAAACACGGGAACTTTCTTCATCGAATTACGTCCGAATATTCAACGATTATCAGGAGAGAACCGGTTGCGACGCTCGCAGTGTTCACCTACGATTACCGTTGCTACTTGCCTATTTTTACACCTGTGAATACCCCCCCGCCGGGTCGACCCGGACGTCCGAACCGCAATCGAGGTAACACCATGAAGCGTATGCTGGCCATCTTTTCTTTGATCGCTGCGGGAATTCTTCCCGTCGCAACCGTGGACGCGCAAGAAGTGACGTCTGACACCCAAATTGTCAACCATTTGACGATGAATCAATGGGTTCGTGCCACCGAAAACGGTGAGCTGTCGGGACGTGTTTACTTGCCGGGCGTTAACGGCGAAGCAAAGGCGCTCGCGAACGTGACCGTGGCGATGAAGTCGCGTGACGGTGAAGTCCTGCGTGCGACGACCGATTCGAAGGGTGTTTTCTCTGTCAAAAACGTCCCCAGCGGCGTCTACGCACTGACCGCTCGCGGCGACAATGTCTTCGCGTGCTGTGCAATGCACGTTGTCGACGCATCGGT
Protein-coding regions in this window:
- a CDS encoding BON domain-containing protein; translation: MRRKYFGLAIAALATLGPMQAWGGDREIAEQIIQRLKTSRDSGALKDFTLDMKVDDGVVVFKGNVSESAQKDLVLGAAAGIEGIANIVDEVRVSNAQPVATAAPEATVLKPQAAVSTVGQSELTPTTVESASDFSFRNALAAQARAIEPMNGMPGEVRPASALEPVSDDAVVNAVVAALGRAKDAGQLKGFGVDVKSNNGVLQLTGRASSEEQRTAILGIAESVPGVSGIREAITVGSPAPSGLARLPQAPALSNVAPQMHAAAPMGGVPAQYASAPMNQAPQAMTAPYRMQQGQMPMQAQASGMHMQHRGNPMMGQPVPMGPSAPAGAPRYDSPNLPNYAWPGYAAAPNYAAVTYPQQYSPSAWPYIGPFYPYPQVPLGWRKVSLEWDDGWWFLDFTDR
- a CDS encoding RNA polymerase sigma factor; translated protein: MNVRDCDEPSTHRSLLQRAADGNDDGWRMMVQVYGPLVYGWIRRCGVQSADAADVMQETFLAVSKSLARFDADTAGSSFRGWLWTIAKHKLRDRQRAIARSAAGDSPSFLWETLESPEPPSEFGDDVRSVRIRMLEVLRSSIDPRSWQMFWRTAVDGCDPGDVAEEMNVTRWAVYKARARVLQRLKTEMQDFGN
- a CDS encoding serine/threonine protein kinase; amino-acid sequence: MIAMKTQCLTDEQLKRFLGGNMNDQAFGVVHDHVDGCESCQSRASDLDAGSVGDLGAWDDVGADESPGNSSPMGPIDPIEAESACQFAVHRLLDRRTIQDLSGVDPSGTNLSGTKLASSAIDQLGPYRILGEIGRGGMGTVCLAQHQRLKRRCAIKLLPPTRVAQPGWLDRFEREMAAVASLEHPGIVRASDAGTESGWHYLVMEYLDGLDLARVASRVGPLSIADACEVVRQASMALSHVHGNGLVHRDVKPSNLMLTRSGVVKLLDLGLVLAGDDPLSFDDRLTTVGHLMGTLPAMSPEQLMDSRGVDAAADVYSLGATLYRLIVDRWPFPSGGGIAARVLAITTQSPVPLAKVRSEVDSDLSNLVARMLDRDPAKRPSADRVAQQLQQWTGDANLKKLIRRAEAAPDAFSETGPAMLSAAAVDAPPPGRGRRRLIAGGFRSLGWLAAGVIAATVVIQIRAERGDIVVTTDGQDTQIAVLPDNGVDSAARNADPVSPMESPVQTEDTDSEAAVDPLYLGQDFDHWISVLKREQQIEAIGEAMRAIELLSREQPARRKEAARQTMLLTNQYGSVSYDHNPGWNSGIGNRDLDSSRFMGYLLQVAPKYGPEPLLGTLQEMLKVGNRHAKIAVVMTLQHYVDGWGSWTGSPESRNASRQYFAAMGQSAEGKEELTQLLAGLGEIARWSTAAQPVDRKGDGEAEFMTVSQSENTYLRQKAWGIARTLVVAADGTIDQPAWMIDYVQDQIDRAVTAYQNRSAESDLQAGARSAISPGGMTGTGMMGGFPQPVWVIDGDLLLAALEMQRDGLVTIPTDYAVAVMTAPFFAYFSDPADPQIAVDTLIQADANAKQLIAESIDQQLMLCEVIYDQNQDVQPFASLVGHSMFQLTGPIFAANVTATAPLVERISKLILATQNANDQAANLTTITQTLATLRQRIEEK
- a CDS encoding metallophosphoesterase family protein; this translates as MKILCFSDLHRDVDAAATLVAMAADVDAVIGAGDFANQHQGLADTLDILAAIDKPTVLVPGNGETATELRAATAAWSAATVLHGDGCQVNGVDFWGVGGGIPMTPFGTWSYDFDEDQATDLLADCPAGGVLVVHSPPIDTVDHDSSGRIRGSRAIRETIVAKQPRLVVCGHIHSDWGKQVRLGESQILNAGPAGIVVELAD